A region from the Pseudonocardia petroleophila genome encodes:
- a CDS encoding acetate--CoA ligase family protein gives MTALRSHDAPQGPPRQHYGSGVLSSLFAPRAIAVVGASRDPAKLGAVMARSLASFPGPVALVNARDEALCPSVAEAVVRYGPVDLAIVCVPAAATAGAVAEAAAAGAGAAVVCGGGFAESGEEGVAHQAALADVVARTGIRVLGPNTSGFLVPSAGVTASFVPGVADVPAGRVAVVAASGGVNHALAFLLTEAGHGVSLAVGLGNAVDVSAPDVLDHLAADPGTGAVALHVESVADGPRLTAAVARLAVTRPVVALVVGRNDVAAFARSHTGALATSWRTTRAALRQAGAVLVDDERELVDAVGALSQVRLPAGATGVGVLTGQAGPGLLVLDDLRGRGVDVPELTRATQDLLGTLLPPLTHQANPVDTGRPDPSFGRVLAAVAGDPGVDVVAAYALHEPDALDLVAVADGHDGSVPLVVAVGGAGPAVAAARAALRARGVPALADPRGLSAAVAALVADAAGRRAPRTAPGHASVEVPGGPVDEHAAKSVLDALGITTPPRRACRSRADAHRALDELGGPVAVKLLDAAVLHKTEVGGVRLGVRTAAELDEALDAIGSGTVLVEEMAAPGVDLVVGARRDPVFGPVVLVGLGGTTAEALADVAVRVAPAPDAGAMVDELAGRALLDGWRGGPVLDRTALAHVVDAVGGLLLDHPGLDEVEINPLRLTADGLVALDAVIVEGR, from the coding sequence GTGACCGCACTCCGGAGCCATGATGCTCCCCAGGGGCCCCCACGACAGCACTACGGCTCCGGAGTGCTGTCGTCGCTGTTCGCCCCACGCGCGATCGCCGTCGTCGGGGCCTCCCGGGACCCCGCCAAGCTCGGGGCCGTCATGGCCCGGTCGTTGGCGTCCTTCCCCGGGCCCGTCGCGCTCGTCAACGCCCGGGACGAGGCCCTGTGCCCGTCCGTGGCCGAGGCCGTCGTGCGGTACGGACCCGTCGATCTGGCGATCGTCTGCGTGCCCGCCGCGGCCACCGCGGGAGCCGTCGCCGAGGCCGCCGCCGCGGGGGCCGGGGCCGCCGTCGTGTGCGGGGGCGGGTTCGCCGAGTCGGGGGAGGAGGGCGTCGCCCACCAGGCCGCGCTCGCCGACGTCGTCGCCCGCACCGGCATCCGCGTGCTGGGCCCCAACACCTCCGGCTTCCTCGTGCCGTCCGCGGGCGTCACGGCCAGCTTCGTGCCGGGCGTCGCGGACGTCCCGGCCGGGCGGGTCGCCGTCGTCGCCGCGAGCGGCGGGGTCAACCACGCGCTCGCGTTCCTGCTCACCGAGGCCGGGCACGGCGTCAGCCTCGCGGTGGGTCTGGGCAACGCGGTCGACGTGTCCGCGCCCGACGTCCTCGACCACCTCGCCGCCGACCCCGGCACCGGCGCGGTCGCGCTGCACGTGGAGTCCGTCGCCGACGGGCCGCGCCTGACGGCCGCGGTCGCCCGGCTCGCGGTGACGCGCCCGGTCGTCGCGCTCGTCGTGGGGCGCAACGACGTGGCCGCGTTCGCTCGGTCGCACACCGGTGCGCTCGCCACCTCGTGGCGCACGACCCGCGCGGCGCTGCGCCAGGCCGGCGCCGTCCTCGTCGACGACGAGCGGGAGCTGGTCGACGCCGTCGGCGCGCTGTCCCAGGTCCGGCTGCCGGCCGGGGCGACCGGGGTCGGCGTCCTCACCGGACAGGCGGGCCCCGGCCTGCTGGTGCTCGACGACCTCCGCGGCCGCGGCGTCGACGTCCCGGAGCTGACGCGCGCCACCCAGGACCTGCTCGGCACGCTGCTCCCGCCGCTCACGCACCAGGCCAACCCGGTCGACACCGGGCGCCCGGACCCCTCGTTCGGGCGGGTGCTGGCCGCGGTGGCCGGGGACCCGGGCGTCGACGTCGTCGCCGCCTACGCCCTGCACGAGCCCGACGCGCTCGACCTGGTCGCCGTCGCCGACGGCCACGACGGCTCCGTCCCGCTCGTGGTCGCCGTCGGCGGGGCGGGGCCGGCCGTGGCCGCAGCCCGCGCGGCCCTGCGCGCCCGCGGCGTCCCGGCCCTGGCCGACCCCCGCGGCCTGTCCGCCGCGGTGGCGGCGCTGGTGGCGGACGCGGCGGGCCGTCGCGCCCCCCGCACGGCCCCCGGTCACGCGTCGGTGGAGGTCCCCGGCGGCCCCGTCGACGAGCACGCGGCCAAGTCCGTCCTCGACGCGCTCGGGATCACCACCCCGCCGCGCCGCGCCTGCCGCTCGCGCGCCGACGCGCACCGGGCCCTCGACGAGCTGGGCGGACCGGTCGCGGTCAAGCTGCTCGACGCCGCGGTGCTGCACAAGACCGAGGTCGGCGGTGTCCGCCTCGGCGTGCGCACCGCCGCGGAGCTGGACGAGGCGCTCGACGCGATCGGGTCCGGGACCGTGCTCGTCGAGGAGATGGCCGCGCCCGGCGTCGACCTGGTGGTCGGCGCCCGCCGCGACCCCGTCTTCGGACCGGTCGTGCTGGTCGGGCTCGGCGGCACCACGGCCGAGGCGCTCGCCGACGTCGCCGTCCGGGTCGCGCCGGCGCCCGACGCCGGGGCGATGGTCGACGAGCTCGCGGGCCGCGCCCTGCTCGACGGGTGGCGCGGCGGCCCGGTGCTCGACCGCACCGCGCTCGCCCACGTCGTCGACGCCGTCGGCGGGCTGCTGCTCGACCACCCCGGCCTGGACGAGGTGGAGATCAACCCGTTGCGGCTCACCGCGGACGGGCTCGTGGCGCTGGACGCCGTGATCGTGGAAGGGCGCTGA
- a CDS encoding FAD-dependent monooxygenase has product MRVAVVGGGPGGLFLAALLRKADPSIGVDVFERNRADDTFGFGVVFSDRTLAAIDEADPVLRDGLREHGVHWDDIEVRLKGDVLRCGGNGMAAISRKVLLGLLQDRAREFGATLHFSTFVTLADLEGYDLVVAADGTGSAIREEVGLESTVDTATAKFIWFGTDYLFSGLTFVHERGPHGVFAVHGYPISDEVSTFIVETDEESWRAAGLDEFDVTQPPGASDEKTKAYLEELFADRIDGRKLLVNNSRWGNFRTRRTPSWTTLDPRPVAFLGDAVHTAHFSVGSGTKMAMEDAVALSAALVSHADLGEALAAYEAAARPSVEKIQGSARPSLAWWEHFGRYHDFFAPWQFAYHFLSRSITDARLARRAPEFVASSHEHWVAEHGAEPLQTPLEVGDVTFPGRLVTAEPGTGGGFVVRPASQQGHLHATTLHEGGLPATGVAAPDDESGLPAAFAQLPGSGLVAVHGGTSFTRTLVCEQARMHHGLTTVLIDDDMDEDKALTAVLSGRTDLATVAP; this is encoded by the coding sequence ATGAGGGTCGCCGTCGTCGGGGGTGGGCCGGGCGGGCTGTTCCTGGCCGCGCTGCTCCGCAAGGCCGATCCGTCGATCGGCGTGGACGTGTTCGAGCGCAACCGCGCCGACGACACGTTCGGCTTCGGCGTGGTGTTCTCCGACCGCACCCTGGCCGCGATCGACGAGGCCGACCCGGTGCTGCGCGACGGCCTGCGCGAGCACGGCGTGCACTGGGACGACATCGAGGTGCGGCTCAAGGGCGACGTGCTGCGCTGCGGCGGCAACGGCATGGCCGCGATCTCGCGCAAGGTGCTGCTCGGGCTGCTGCAGGACCGCGCCCGGGAGTTCGGCGCGACGCTGCACTTCTCCACGTTCGTCACCCTCGCCGACCTCGAGGGCTACGACCTCGTCGTGGCCGCCGACGGCACGGGCTCGGCGATCCGTGAGGAGGTCGGGCTGGAGTCCACGGTCGACACGGCGACGGCGAAGTTCATCTGGTTCGGCACCGACTACCTGTTCTCCGGGCTGACGTTCGTGCACGAGCGCGGCCCGCACGGCGTGTTCGCGGTGCACGGCTACCCGATCTCCGACGAGGTGAGCACGTTCATCGTCGAGACCGACGAGGAGTCGTGGCGGGCCGCCGGCCTCGACGAGTTCGACGTCACCCAGCCCCCCGGCGCCTCGGACGAGAAGACGAAGGCCTACCTCGAGGAGCTGTTCGCCGACCGGATCGACGGGCGCAAGCTGCTCGTCAACAACTCGCGGTGGGGCAACTTCCGGACCCGCCGCACCCCGTCGTGGACCACGCTCGACCCGCGGCCCGTCGCGTTCCTCGGCGACGCCGTGCACACCGCGCACTTCTCCGTCGGCTCCGGCACGAAGATGGCGATGGAGGACGCGGTGGCGCTGTCGGCGGCACTGGTGTCCCACGCCGACCTCGGGGAGGCGCTGGCCGCGTACGAGGCAGCCGCCCGCCCGTCGGTGGAGAAGATCCAGGGCTCCGCCCGGCCGAGCCTGGCCTGGTGGGAGCACTTCGGCCGCTACCACGACTTCTTCGCGCCGTGGCAGTTCGCCTACCACTTCCTCTCCCGCAGCATCACCGACGCCCGCCTGGCCCGCCGCGCGCCCGAGTTCGTGGCGAGCAGCCACGAGCACTGGGTCGCCGAGCACGGCGCCGAGCCGCTGCAGACCCCGCTGGAGGTGGGCGACGTGACGTTCCCCGGGCGGCTGGTGACGGCCGAGCCGGGGACGGGCGGCGGGTTCGTGGTGCGGCCGGCATCGCAGCAAGGCCACCTTCACGCAACGACGCTGCATGAAGGTGGCCTTCCTGCCACCGGGGTGGCGGCGCCCGACGACGAGAGCGGGCTGCCGGCCGCCTTCGCGCAGCTGCCCGGCTCGGGGCTCGTGGCCGTCCACGGGGGCACCTCGTTCACCCGCACCCTGGTCTGCGAGCAGGCCCGCATGCACCACGGCCTGACCACCGTCCTGATCGACGACGACATGGACGAGGACAAGGCCCTGACCGCAGTCCTCTCCGGCCGCACCGACCTCGCGACGGTGGCCCCGTGA
- a CDS encoding fumarylacetoacetate hydrolase family protein — protein sequence MKLATIRTADGTRAVRVDDDGAVELGHADLGPLLARPDWRAEAAAATGTVHPLDGLDYAPPVPRPEKILCVGLNYATHIREMGRELPEFPTLFAKYHRSLIGAFDPITLPAGSDEVDWEAELGVVIGAEVRNASEEEARAAIAGYTVVNDITARDFQYRSVQWLQGKTFEASTPVGPWLVTDAEPGDISCTVDGDVVQKADTGDLVHDAVALVRYISQIITLAPGDLIATGTPGGVGHARKPPRYLVEGSAVVTRVEGVGECRNVCAP from the coding sequence GTGAAGCTCGCGACGATCAGGACCGCCGACGGCACCCGCGCCGTCCGCGTCGACGACGACGGGGCGGTCGAGCTCGGTCACGCCGACCTGGGCCCACTGCTGGCCCGCCCGGACTGGAGGGCCGAGGCCGCCGCGGCCACCGGCACCGTCCACCCGCTCGACGGGCTCGACTACGCCCCGCCCGTCCCGCGCCCGGAGAAGATCCTGTGCGTCGGCCTGAACTACGCCACGCACATCCGCGAGATGGGCCGCGAGCTCCCCGAGTTCCCGACGCTGTTCGCGAAGTACCACCGCTCGCTGATCGGCGCGTTCGACCCGATCACGCTGCCCGCCGGGTCCGACGAGGTCGACTGGGAGGCCGAGCTGGGGGTCGTCATCGGCGCGGAGGTGCGCAACGCCTCCGAGGAGGAGGCCCGCGCGGCGATCGCCGGATACACCGTCGTCAACGACATCACCGCCCGCGACTTCCAGTACCGGTCCGTGCAGTGGCTGCAGGGCAAGACGTTCGAGGCGTCGACGCCGGTCGGGCCGTGGCTCGTGACCGACGCGGAGCCGGGCGACATCTCCTGCACCGTCGACGGCGACGTCGTCCAGAAGGCCGACACCGGCGACCTCGTGCACGACGCCGTCGCACTGGTCCGCTACATCTCGCAGATCATCACCCTCGCCCCCGGCGACCTCATCGCCACCGGCACGCCCGGTGGCGTCGGCCACGCCCGCAAGCCCCCGCGCTACCTCGTCGAGGGCTCCGCGGTCGTCACGCGGGTCGAGGGCGTCGGCGAGTGCCGGAACGTCTGCGCGCCATGA
- a CDS encoding cupin domain-containing protein: protein MTAVTDEPTAEELAQLDELYADFAAANMAPLWTQRGGLMPQTPSPHAVPALWRWSTLYPLAARSGELVPVGRGGERRAIALANPGLPGTAYATPTLWAAIQYLGPREEAPAHRHTQTAFRFVVEGEGVWTNVVGDPVAMRRGDLLLTPGMHWHEHHNTTDHPMAWIDGLDIPLVRQLDAGFFEFGPEVLSTTETPAASRNERLWGHPGLRPVGAPAPAASPLMAYRWEHTDAALAAQLELEAEGHPGVVSPGHAVVRFTNPATGRDALSTIRTEMHRLGTGARSLTTRVAGSGVWQVFSGSGSVTVGDETWDVGTGDLFAVPSWAPVTIRTDGGLDAFRFSDDPVFEALGLARTSVEDGS, encoded by the coding sequence ATGACCGCCGTCACCGACGAACCCACCGCCGAGGAGCTGGCGCAGCTCGACGAGCTGTACGCCGACTTCGCCGCGGCGAACATGGCCCCGCTGTGGACCCAGCGCGGCGGCCTGATGCCGCAGACCCCGTCGCCGCACGCGGTGCCGGCGCTGTGGCGCTGGTCCACGCTCTACCCGCTCGCGGCGCGCAGCGGCGAGCTCGTGCCGGTCGGCCGCGGCGGGGAGCGCCGCGCGATCGCGCTGGCCAACCCCGGCCTGCCCGGCACCGCCTACGCCACGCCGACGCTGTGGGCCGCGATCCAGTACCTCGGCCCGCGCGAGGAGGCCCCCGCGCACCGGCACACGCAGACGGCGTTCCGGTTCGTCGTCGAGGGCGAGGGGGTCTGGACCAACGTGGTCGGCGACCCGGTCGCGATGCGCCGCGGCGACCTGCTGCTCACCCCGGGCATGCACTGGCACGAGCACCACAACACCACCGACCACCCGATGGCCTGGATCGACGGCCTCGACATCCCGCTGGTCCGCCAGCTCGACGCCGGGTTCTTCGAGTTCGGCCCCGAGGTGCTGTCCACGACGGAGACCCCGGCCGCCTCGCGCAACGAGCGCCTGTGGGGGCACCCGGGCCTGCGCCCGGTGGGAGCGCCCGCGCCCGCGGCGTCGCCGCTGATGGCCTACCGCTGGGAGCACACCGACGCCGCGCTCGCCGCGCAGCTGGAGCTGGAGGCCGAGGGGCACCCGGGCGTCGTCTCGCCGGGGCACGCGGTCGTCCGCTTCACCAACCCGGCCACCGGGCGCGACGCGCTGTCGACGATCCGCACCGAGATGCACCGGCTCGGCACCGGCGCGCGGTCGCTCACCACGCGCGTCGCGGGGTCGGGGGTGTGGCAGGTGTTCTCCGGCTCCGGCTCGGTCACCGTCGGCGACGAGACCTGGGACGTCGGCACGGGCGACCTGTTCGCGGTGCCCTCGTGGGCGCCGGTGACGATCCGGACCGACGGCGGGCTCGACGCGTTCCGGTTCTCCGACGACCCCGTGTTCGAGGCGCTCGGCCTCGCCCGCACCTCCGTGGAGGACGGCTCGTGA
- a CDS encoding MFS transporter, with amino-acid sequence MSEPAPTGSRRGLAVVAICFLTIVFDGYDLIVYGSVVPTLLAEPGWGLGPAQAGAIGSYALAGMLVGALVAGAVTDRVGRRRIMLVGITWFSVAMALCAIAPGPELFGLFRFLGGLGLGGVLPSAIALTVEYAPRGRRQLWNALMFVGYSVGGVLAAVLALALVAEQGWRTMFWIGVAPLVLVLPAAIAFLPESAAHLLARGRREEAEALAARYGAVLDPPPGAGAVAGPRALFTPTHRTATLLFGAASFCGLLLVYGLNTWLPQIMREAGYPLGSALQFLLVLNLGAIVGAIGASALADRFGPKPVTAGAFLAATACLLLLSQRLDTALLFGAVAIAGLGSVGTQILVNGYVAVHYPAASRATALGWALGVGRAGAIVGPLFGGWVLASGLGFEWNFYGFAVPALAGALLIALIPGTRTARTAAPRIEKEATA; translated from the coding sequence GTGTCCGAGCCCGCGCCCACCGGGTCCCGCCGCGGCCTCGCCGTGGTGGCGATCTGCTTCCTGACGATCGTGTTCGACGGCTACGACCTGATCGTCTACGGCTCCGTCGTCCCGACGCTGCTCGCCGAGCCGGGCTGGGGCCTGGGCCCGGCGCAGGCCGGCGCGATCGGCAGCTACGCGCTCGCCGGCATGCTGGTCGGCGCGCTGGTCGCGGGCGCGGTCACCGACCGGGTCGGCCGTCGCCGGATCATGCTGGTCGGCATCACCTGGTTCTCCGTGGCGATGGCCCTGTGCGCGATCGCGCCGGGCCCCGAGCTGTTCGGCCTGTTCCGGTTCCTCGGCGGGCTCGGTCTCGGCGGCGTGCTGCCCAGCGCGATCGCGCTCACCGTCGAGTACGCCCCGCGCGGGCGCAGGCAGCTGTGGAACGCGCTGATGTTCGTCGGCTACTCCGTCGGCGGCGTGCTCGCCGCGGTGCTGGCGCTCGCGCTGGTCGCCGAGCAGGGCTGGCGGACCATGTTCTGGATCGGTGTCGCGCCGCTGGTGCTGGTGCTGCCCGCGGCGATCGCGTTCCTGCCCGAGTCGGCCGCCCACCTGCTCGCCCGCGGCCGTCGCGAGGAGGCCGAGGCGCTCGCCGCCCGCTACGGCGCCGTGCTGGACCCGCCGCCCGGGGCGGGCGCCGTCGCCGGCCCGCGCGCCCTGTTCACCCCCACCCACCGCACGGCCACGCTGCTGTTCGGCGCGGCGAGCTTCTGCGGGCTGCTGCTCGTCTACGGGCTCAACACCTGGCTGCCGCAGATCATGCGCGAGGCGGGCTACCCGCTGGGTTCCGCGCTGCAGTTCCTGCTGGTGCTCAACCTGGGCGCGATCGTCGGCGCGATCGGCGCCTCCGCGCTGGCCGACCGGTTCGGCCCCAAGCCGGTCACCGCGGGCGCGTTCCTCGCCGCCACCGCGTGCCTGCTGCTGCTCTCGCAGCGGCTCGACACCGCACTGCTGTTCGGTGCCGTCGCGATCGCCGGGCTCGGCAGCGTCGGCACGCAGATCCTGGTCAACGGCTACGTCGCCGTGCACTACCCGGCCGCGAGCCGCGCCACCGCGCTCGGCTGGGCGCTCGGCGTCGGGCGGGCGGGGGCGATCGTCGGCCCGCTGTTCGGCGGCTGGGTGCTGGCGTCGGGCCTCGGCTTCGAGTGGAACTTCTACGGCTTCGCGGTGCCCGCACTGGCCGGGGCGTTGCTCATCGCCCTGATCCCGGGTACCCGGACCGCGCGCACCGCTGCACCCCGCATCGAGAAGGAGGCCACGGCATGA
- a CDS encoding PaaX family transcriptional regulator, translated as MKARSLVFDLFGDYLRYRGGEARLRTLTALMACFDVPEATVRVVVTRLRKEGWLESRRDGRETTYLLTDAAWALLDEGRARIFDRAAGPWDGHWHMVIYSVPETDRALRERLRKKLAWLGFGPLSASVWLSPHDRIAQVKAGFVDHPAVRLDAFHARSEGIGADRDMADRSWDLAALDRDYATLLAEYRPRLARYRAGELLGQDALVERMRLMHDYRRFPFRDPDLPPELLPAGWSGRAAHEVFLEAHGLLRAAAEGFVDEVADGLSQAS; from the coding sequence GTGAAGGCTCGATCGCTGGTGTTCGACCTGTTCGGCGACTACCTCCGCTACCGCGGCGGCGAGGCCCGGCTGCGCACGCTCACGGCGCTGATGGCCTGCTTCGACGTGCCGGAGGCGACGGTGCGGGTGGTCGTCACGCGGCTGCGCAAGGAGGGCTGGCTGGAGAGCCGCCGCGACGGCAGGGAGACCACCTACCTGCTCACCGACGCGGCGTGGGCGCTGCTCGACGAGGGCCGGGCCCGGATCTTCGACCGCGCCGCCGGGCCGTGGGACGGGCACTGGCACATGGTCATCTACTCGGTGCCGGAGACCGACCGCGCGCTGCGCGAGCGGCTGCGCAAGAAGCTGGCGTGGCTCGGGTTCGGGCCGCTGTCGGCGTCGGTCTGGCTGAGTCCCCATGATCGGATCGCACAGGTCAAGGCCGGTTTCGTCGATCATCCGGCCGTGCGGCTCGACGCCTTCCACGCGCGCTCGGAGGGCATCGGGGCCGACCGCGACATGGCCGACCGGTCCTGGGACCTCGCCGCACTGGACCGCGACTACGCGACCCTGCTCGCGGAGTACCGGCCGCGGCTGGCCCGCTACCGGGCGGGGGAGCTGCTCGGCCAGGACGCGCTCGTCGAGCGGATGCGGCTGATGCACGACTACCGGCGCTTCCCGTTCCGCGACCCGGACCTCCCGCCGGAGCTGCTGCCGGCCGGCTGGTCGGGCCGGGCCGCGCACGAGGTCTTCCTCGAGGCGCACGGGCTGCTGCGCGCCGCGGCCGAGGGGTTCGTCGACGAGGTGGCGGACGGGCTGAGCCAGGCGTCGTGA
- a CDS encoding alpha/beta hydrolase translates to MAETFVLITGAWHGGWAWRPVAEHLRAAGHTVHTPTLPGLADGDDPTALHLSDVVDFVVSYVERNDLTDVTLVGHSWGGYPITGAAPRLTDRLKKLVYWSAFVPAAGRSLYDEVPPPYQELFAGVAGASGNNTVVLPFEVFAGGFIGDAPEPVQKLVYDLLVPHPMQYFTETVEPIDPATLGVPVAYVFSVDDVALPPGEYGWVPRFPERLGVTATEAPGSHESLLTQPAGLAEALLKA, encoded by the coding sequence ATGGCCGAGACGTTCGTCCTGATCACCGGAGCCTGGCACGGCGGATGGGCGTGGCGCCCGGTCGCCGAGCACCTCCGGGCCGCCGGGCACACCGTCCACACCCCCACCCTGCCCGGGCTCGCCGACGGCGACGACCCCACCGCCCTGCACCTGTCCGACGTCGTCGACTTCGTCGTGAGCTACGTGGAGCGCAACGACCTCACCGACGTGACGCTCGTCGGCCACAGCTGGGGCGGCTACCCGATCACCGGTGCCGCGCCCCGCCTCACCGACCGCCTGAAGAAGCTCGTCTACTGGAGCGCGTTCGTGCCCGCCGCGGGCAGGAGCCTCTACGACGAGGTGCCGCCGCCCTACCAGGAGCTCTTCGCCGGCGTCGCCGGTGCGTCGGGGAACAACACCGTCGTGCTCCCCTTCGAGGTGTTCGCGGGCGGCTTCATCGGCGACGCCCCGGAGCCCGTCCAGAAGCTCGTGTACGACCTGCTCGTGCCGCATCCGATGCAGTACTTCACCGAGACCGTCGAGCCGATCGACCCCGCGACGCTCGGTGTGCCGGTGGCCTACGTGTTCAGCGTCGACGACGTGGCGCTGCCGCCCGGCGAGTACGGCTGGGTGCCGCGCTTCCCCGAGCGCCTCGGCGTCACCGCGACCGAGGCCCCGGGCAGCCACGAGTCGCTGCTGACCCAGCCGGCGGGCCTCGCGGAGGCCCTGCTCAAGGCCTGA
- a CDS encoding TetR/AcrR family transcriptional regulator, which yields MAGAGRRGRTKDPAIDIAVLEATIKVLALEGVAGTSMDRVAAEAGVSKVTVYSRWPGKSALIGAALTHLQVDHVPELTGDTTADLVALLGEMRRQYDEVGGMSIVGTCLAAEPRSGELLALIRESTLLPRRAYFARVLRAGVERGDLRADLDVERATSMIIGVLYADHLAGIPGGPDWAASVVGDALRGLSGGGVRP from the coding sequence ATGGCGGGTGCGGGGCGTCGCGGGCGCACGAAGGATCCGGCGATCGACATCGCCGTGCTCGAGGCGACGATCAAGGTCCTCGCGCTGGAGGGCGTCGCGGGCACGTCGATGGACCGGGTCGCGGCCGAGGCCGGCGTCTCCAAGGTCACGGTCTACTCGCGCTGGCCCGGCAAGTCGGCGCTGATCGGCGCCGCACTCACGCACCTGCAGGTCGACCACGTCCCGGAGCTCACCGGGGACACGACCGCCGACCTCGTCGCGCTGCTCGGCGAGATGCGGAGGCAGTACGACGAGGTCGGCGGGATGAGCATCGTGGGGACATGTCTCGCGGCCGAACCCCGGTCGGGGGAGCTGCTCGCGCTGATCCGGGAGAGCACCCTGCTGCCGCGACGGGCCTACTTCGCGCGGGTGCTGCGGGCCGGCGTCGAGAGGGGCGACCTGCGCGCCGACCTCGACGTCGAGCGGGCCACGAGCATGATCATCGGCGTGCTGTACGCCGACCACCTGGCGGGGATCCCCGGGGGGCCGGACTGGGCCGCGTCGGTCGTCGGGGACGCCCTGCGCGGCCTGTCCGGCGGCGGGGTCAGGCCTTGA
- a CDS encoding cytochrome P450 has translation MLPTSPPTVRFDPLDQDMRFHDFGVYDEIRAAGGVAWSPERGGFWAVADHALARQIASDHGRFRSAAGVRIPPNGTPPTFALEYDRPEHTGHRKILTAAVGPRVAPGLDAMVRGHARALLATGADGRLDLGAGYAFRLSLDVMFELIGAPGHLKDEVELLAEALFLYRTPLPDGRDAAGRLREILQEMVASRTAEPRGDWLSEVVARGRDTEHPLSEQEVHGAIVALLVGGHHSTARATACLLAHVVTHPELQETLRAAPERIPEAVEEAVRMWTPLRWFARTAAEDVGLGGVTVRAGERVLLLYAGANRDPQRFAEPDEFVLGQSQPNTHLAFGWGIHRCVGMPLAQLEVRVAVEELFAATEWVAPYDDITWTSSTEPRRIPCALR, from the coding sequence ATGCTGCCGACCAGCCCGCCCACGGTGCGGTTCGATCCGCTCGACCAGGACATGCGGTTCCACGACTTCGGCGTCTACGACGAGATCCGCGCCGCCGGAGGCGTCGCCTGGTCGCCCGAGCGCGGCGGGTTCTGGGCCGTCGCCGACCACGCGCTGGCCCGGCAGATCGCGTCCGACCACGGTCGGTTCCGCTCGGCGGCGGGGGTGCGGATCCCGCCGAACGGCACGCCGCCCACCTTCGCGCTGGAGTACGACCGCCCCGAGCACACCGGGCACCGGAAGATCCTCACCGCGGCGGTCGGGCCGCGGGTGGCGCCCGGCCTGGACGCGATGGTCCGCGGCCACGCCCGCGCACTGCTCGCCACGGGCGCCGACGGCCGGCTCGACCTCGGGGCCGGCTACGCGTTCCGCCTCTCGCTCGACGTGATGTTCGAGCTCATCGGCGCCCCCGGGCACCTCAAGGACGAGGTCGAGCTGCTGGCCGAGGCCCTGTTCCTCTACCGGACCCCGCTGCCCGACGGACGCGACGCCGCCGGCCGGCTGCGGGAGATCCTGCAGGAGATGGTCGCGAGCCGGACCGCGGAGCCGCGCGGGGACTGGCTCAGCGAGGTGGTCGCCCGCGGCCGCGACACCGAACACCCGCTCAGCGAACAGGAGGTGCACGGCGCGATCGTCGCGCTCCTGGTGGGCGGGCACCACTCCACGGCCCGCGCCACGGCGTGCCTGCTCGCCCACGTCGTCACCCACCCCGAGCTCCAGGAGACGCTGCGCGCGGCTCCCGAGCGGATCCCCGAGGCCGTCGAGGAGGCCGTCCGGATGTGGACGCCGCTGCGCTGGTTCGCGCGCACCGCGGCCGAGGACGTGGGTCTCGGCGGCGTCACCGTCCGGGCGGGCGAACGGGTCCTGCTGCTCTACGCCGGCGCCAACCGCGACCCGCAGCGGTTCGCGGAGCCCGACGAGTTCGTGCTCGGCCAGTCCCAGCCCAACACCCACCTCGCCTTCGGCTGGGGCATCCACCGCTGCGTCGGGATGCCGCTGGCCCAGCTCGAGGTCCGGGTGGCCGTCGAGGAGCTCTTCGCCGCCACCGAGTGGGTCGCGCCGTACGACGACATCACCTGGACCTCCTCCACCGAACCCCGCCGCATCCCCTGCGCCCTGCGCTGA